From Alteromonas sp. RKMC-009, one genomic window encodes:
- the fliL gene encoding flagellar basal body-associated protein FliL, with translation MADEELQIEEEGGGKKSKMMLIIIIAVVLIGGGAGAYFFLFAGGDEPAAEALAEGEEGAAAEGEGEAPEAAPASGSAEVGTALYVALPQPLLFHIPGSGRERTVQIKIQLLVRGTDNEETAKVNIPLIQGRLLQVFSSSNADDLVTEAGKIELREKALEEVQSAMKEYTGSEVVEQVLFTGFVMQ, from the coding sequence ATGGCTGATGAAGAGTTACAAATCGAAGAAGAAGGTGGCGGCAAGAAAAGTAAGATGATGTTGATCATCATTATTGCTGTGGTATTGATTGGTGGCGGTGCCGGCGCTTATTTCTTTCTGTTTGCCGGTGGTGATGAGCCCGCAGCAGAAGCATTAGCTGAAGGCGAAGAAGGCGCAGCCGCCGAAGGTGAAGGCGAAGCACCGGAAGCTGCTCCCGCATCAGGTTCAGCGGAAGTGGGAACAGCCTTATATGTTGCTTTACCGCAACCCTTATTGTTTCATATTCCGGGCAGTGGCCGTGAGCGTACGGTACAGATTAAAATTCAGTTGCTGGTCAGGGGCACTGATAATGAAGAAACTGCGAAAGTGAATATTCCGCTTATTCAGGGGCGTTTATTGCAAGTCTTCAGCAGCAGTAATGCCGATGATCTGGTCACAGAAGCGGGCAAAATCGAATTGCGGGAGAAAGCCCTTGAAGAAGTACAGTCGGCCATGAAGGAATATACAGGGTCAGAAGTGGTTGAACAGGTATTGTTCACAGGTTTCGTGATGCAATAA
- the fliQ gene encoding flagellar biosynthesis protein FliQ produces MTPEVFVQILRESMFMVILLVSAVIVPSMIVGLIVAVFQAATSINEQTMSFLPRLIVTLLALAWGGNWLVEQLMDFTFHMVNQIPQVVG; encoded by the coding sequence ATGACACCTGAAGTCTTTGTCCAAATTCTCCGTGAATCCATGTTTATGGTTATCCTGCTGGTGTCAGCGGTGATTGTGCCCAGCATGATTGTGGGTCTGATTGTGGCAGTGTTTCAGGCAGCCACATCAATTAACGAACAGACAATGAGTTTCCTGCCAAGGCTTATCGTGACCTTGCTGGCACTGGCGTGGGGAGGTAACTGGCTGGTGGAGCAACTGATGGACTTTACTTTTCATATGGTCAATCAAATCCCTCAGGTCGTCGGGTAA
- a CDS encoding flagellar hook-length control protein FliK gives MMQQVATQRSEIAALPIDIDTSAGVSTSDGQQQAFADVFNRAATPAEQARKSSSASQRPDNTTDAKSVDNKRSVSSRDSQTSREPMERNKNHVADEHKVTESAQTAAKQSAKEKADVEKSNASENGDANAAVAAEAESETNAEIAASADTQSATDEAGDATDWLSFVDAVRRLNEGELNTGAQVEGDVTLATSVEALPEELHLDALISGEELFAGNGSDELEALIAGLKEAQKTQSGTGESNEIDGNESLQALAEALNEAVNALIAAQEEESTAAGDAEISDEEAMKLAAAMIAAMNKASGKDVNKAASETTENAGLTESELEAEAALLVSLMKAEMSGESGADNQQSGKEQQTLNSSASANAEAGIVAQSTAGEFAKILASSSEESQTLVTDNLADKVVAMLPDNASEGQKAEVKQGVIDAVKQFQAQLQSGSEQQSALEAMIAGAIEEADVAPVENLEVMLQTEMRQLTAITGTASQLAQGTTVTALASLHSGSDTTVADIQQARTERSAAQQAADADKPVNIHQPEGQQQLAEKVRWMVNARNSMAEIRLDPPELGSMQVRVNVSGDAATVNFVVQSAQARDALAQAEPRLREMLAEQGINLGESFVSQQQQGGNGEGSQHGGGNGQLAQEAGEDTQVTEQSLTRQAQGGIDDYA, from the coding sequence ATGATGCAACAAGTTGCCACTCAGCGTTCAGAAATTGCCGCTTTGCCGATAGATATCGATACATCCGCCGGTGTATCGACGTCTGACGGACAGCAACAGGCCTTTGCTGATGTGTTTAACCGCGCTGCCACACCGGCAGAGCAGGCAAGAAAATCCTCTTCTGCCAGTCAGCGTCCTGATAATACTACAGATGCCAAATCCGTGGACAATAAACGCAGTGTCTCCTCCCGTGATTCACAAACAAGCCGTGAGCCCATGGAACGGAATAAAAACCATGTGGCAGACGAACACAAAGTGACTGAATCTGCGCAAACTGCCGCAAAACAATCTGCTAAAGAAAAGGCAGACGTTGAGAAAAGTAATGCATCTGAAAACGGTGACGCAAATGCCGCAGTAGCAGCAGAGGCTGAGTCAGAAACAAACGCGGAAATCGCCGCTTCTGCAGATACGCAGAGTGCCACTGACGAAGCCGGTGATGCCACAGACTGGCTGTCTTTTGTTGATGCCGTGCGGCGTCTGAACGAAGGTGAACTTAACACCGGTGCACAGGTAGAAGGTGATGTCACTCTGGCTACCAGTGTTGAAGCGTTGCCGGAGGAACTGCACCTTGACGCATTGATCAGCGGCGAAGAACTGTTTGCCGGTAATGGCAGTGATGAGCTTGAAGCGCTGATCGCCGGCTTAAAAGAGGCGCAAAAAACGCAATCCGGAACGGGTGAAAGTAATGAAATTGACGGCAATGAGTCATTACAGGCCCTTGCTGAAGCCCTTAACGAAGCTGTGAACGCGCTGATTGCCGCACAGGAAGAGGAAAGCACTGCCGCCGGGGATGCAGAAATCTCAGATGAAGAGGCAATGAAGCTGGCTGCCGCCATGATTGCTGCTATGAATAAGGCGTCAGGCAAAGATGTGAACAAAGCGGCCTCAGAGACTACTGAAAATGCCGGCTTGACTGAAAGTGAACTGGAAGCAGAAGCTGCCTTGCTGGTTTCTCTGATGAAAGCAGAAATGAGCGGCGAATCCGGTGCGGATAATCAACAAAGCGGGAAAGAACAGCAAACACTGAACAGTAGTGCATCTGCAAATGCTGAAGCGGGCATTGTCGCACAAAGTACAGCCGGCGAGTTTGCCAAAATACTGGCGTCATCATCAGAAGAATCACAGACACTGGTGACAGATAACCTGGCTGATAAGGTGGTGGCTATGTTGCCCGATAACGCCAGTGAAGGTCAGAAAGCAGAAGTAAAACAAGGCGTCATCGATGCTGTTAAGCAGTTTCAGGCTCAGTTGCAAAGCGGCAGTGAACAACAATCAGCGCTGGAAGCGATGATTGCCGGTGCCATTGAAGAAGCGGACGTTGCGCCGGTGGAGAATCTTGAGGTCATGCTGCAAACTGAAATGAGACAACTCACTGCCATTACGGGGACCGCTTCGCAACTGGCGCAGGGCACCACAGTGACAGCTCTGGCATCACTTCATTCGGGCTCAGATACTACCGTAGCTGATATTCAGCAGGCCCGCACAGAACGCTCAGCCGCTCAACAGGCCGCTGATGCAGACAAGCCGGTGAATATTCATCAACCGGAAGGTCAGCAGCAACTGGCTGAGAAGGTACGCTGGATGGTCAATGCCAGAAATTCCATGGCGGAAATCCGCCTCGATCCGCCGGAATTGGGTAGCATGCAGGTGCGGGTAAATGTATCCGGTGACGCCGCGACGGTAAACTTTGTCGTACAGTCAGCGCAGGCCAGAGATGCTCTGGCTCAGGCCGAGCCGCGCCTGCGTGAAATGCTGGCAGAGCAGGGAATTAATCTGGGTGAATCTTTTGTCAGTCAGCAACAACAGGGTGGCAACGGTGAAGGCAGTCAGCATGGGGGCGGAAATGGCCAGCTTGCACAGGAAGCCGGCGAAGACACACAAGTAACAGAACAATCGCTTACCCGCCAGGCACAGGGCGGAATTGATGACTATGCTTAA
- the fliO gene encoding flagellar biosynthetic protein FliO gives MLPLLFSHQVCAQSTQSITNPTSVLSIFLSLLVVVGIIFSLAWLMRRFNVTHAANGQMKVVASMMAGAKERIMVIQVGDEQHLIGVTAHNINHLSKLETPLAPAGNGQESNGADFRQKLVKAMAGAMNPAVKGEGNDKQ, from the coding sequence CTGCTGCCCCTGTTATTTAGCCATCAGGTCTGTGCTCAAAGCACCCAGTCAATAACTAATCCCACGTCTGTACTGTCAATTTTTCTATCATTGCTGGTGGTTGTCGGCATTATATTTTCCCTCGCCTGGCTTATGCGCCGGTTTAATGTCACTCATGCTGCGAACGGGCAGATGAAAGTGGTTGCCAGCATGATGGCCGGTGCCAAAGAGCGCATTATGGTTATTCAGGTGGGTGACGAGCAGCATCTCATCGGCGTGACTGCTCACAACATCAATCATCTCAGTAAACTGGAAACGCCATTAGCACCTGCCGGAAACGGACAGGAGAGTAACGGTGCCGATTTTCGTCAGAAACTGGTTAAAGCTATGGCTGGCGCCATGAATCCGGCAGTGAAAGGAGAGGGCAATGATAAACAATAA
- the fliM gene encoding flagellar motor switch protein FliM produces the protein MSDLLSQDEIDALLHGVDDVEEEEVSDAPSDRSALEYDFSSQDRIVRGRMPTLEIVNERFARHLRVSLFNMMRRSAEVSINGIQMIKFGEYIHTLFVPTSLNMVRFRPLKGTGLITMEARLVFILVDNFFGGDGRYHAKIEGREFTPTERRIIQMLLKIIFEDYKEAWAPVMDVSFEYLDSEVNPAMANIVSPTEVVVISSFHIELDGGGGDFHVSLPYSMLEPIRELLDAGVQSDKEDTDLRWSKALRDEILDVKVALTTHMLDVDVPLRQIMEFKAGDIIPVEMPEHITVLIEDLPTFRAKLGRSRDALALKISDKIPRPTSVKSELQLLTRGGRVIDNDAELQVLEEDL, from the coding sequence GTGAGCGATTTATTATCACAAGACGAAATTGATGCGCTGTTACATGGTGTCGATGATGTCGAAGAAGAAGAGGTATCGGACGCACCCTCCGACAGATCTGCGCTGGAATATGATTTCTCCTCGCAGGACCGGATTGTACGTGGCCGTATGCCCACGCTGGAAATTGTTAACGAGCGTTTTGCCCGGCATTTGCGGGTGAGCTTGTTTAACATGATGCGCCGGTCTGCCGAAGTCTCTATTAACGGCATCCAGATGATCAAATTCGGCGAGTACATTCACACACTGTTTGTACCCACGAGTCTGAACATGGTGCGCTTCCGTCCGCTGAAAGGGACGGGGCTCATTACCATGGAAGCCAGACTGGTGTTTATTCTGGTGGATAACTTCTTCGGTGGTGATGGCCGCTATCACGCGAAAATCGAAGGTCGCGAATTTACGCCTACTGAACGGCGTATTATTCAGATGTTGCTGAAAATTATTTTCGAAGACTACAAAGAAGCCTGGGCGCCGGTCATGGATGTTTCTTTTGAGTATCTGGATTCTGAAGTTAACCCGGCCATGGCTAATATTGTCAGCCCCACGGAAGTGGTAGTTATCAGTTCCTTCCACATAGAACTGGACGGTGGCGGTGGTGATTTTCACGTGTCGTTGCCCTATTCCATGTTGGAACCTATTCGTGAATTACTCGATGCGGGTGTGCAATCTGATAAAGAAGACACCGATTTACGCTGGAGTAAGGCACTGCGTGACGAAATTCTTGACGTAAAAGTGGCATTAACCACGCATATGCTGGATGTGGACGTGCCGCTGCGTCAAATTATGGAATTTAAAGCCGGGGATATCATTCCGGTGGAAATGCCGGAGCACATTACTGTGCTGATTGAAGATCTCCCCACGTTCCGGGCTAAGCTCGGACGCTCCAGAGATGCGCTGGCACTGAAAATTTCCGATAAGATCCCGCGTCCGACGTCGGTGAAATCGGAACTGCAATTATTAACCCGCGGCGGGCGCGTTATTGATAACGACGCTGAGCTGCAAGTACTTGAAGAAGATCTGTAG
- the fliP gene encoding flagellar type III secretion system pore protein FliP (The bacterial flagellar biogenesis protein FliP forms a type III secretion system (T3SS)-type pore required for flagellar assembly.): MINNKWLCRFLTLCPLLFLLALPASAQQGISAVTVTTNADGTQDYSMTLQALFIMSALSLIPAFIMMMTSFTRIIVVLSILRQAIGLQQSPSNQILIGVSLFLSMFIMTPVFEEVNERALQPYLNEEMTSRQALEEAAEPMRAFMLSQTRVKDLETFVRIAGDEDKYDEPADVPLTILIPSFVTSELKTAFQIGFMLFIPFLIIDLVVASILMAMGMMMLSPMIVSLPFKLMLFVLVDGWNLIFGTLATSFGMGV, from the coding sequence ATGATAAACAATAAATGGTTGTGCCGTTTTCTGACACTCTGTCCGCTATTATTTCTTCTGGCTCTGCCTGCCAGTGCCCAGCAGGGGATTTCTGCTGTCACTGTGACCACCAATGCGGACGGCACGCAGGATTATTCAATGACGTTGCAGGCATTGTTCATCATGTCTGCGCTGAGCCTTATTCCTGCGTTTATTATGATGATGACGTCATTCACCCGTATTATCGTAGTGTTATCCATTCTCCGTCAGGCCATTGGCCTGCAGCAGTCTCCTTCCAATCAAATCCTTATCGGCGTGAGCCTGTTTCTGTCTATGTTTATCATGACGCCGGTGTTTGAAGAGGTAAACGAGCGCGCCCTGCAACCTTATCTGAACGAGGAGATGACCTCCCGCCAGGCGCTGGAAGAAGCGGCAGAACCCATGCGGGCGTTTATGTTGTCACAAACCCGGGTGAAAGATCTGGAAACCTTTGTCCGTATTGCCGGCGATGAAGATAAGTATGATGAGCCTGCAGATGTGCCGCTGACCATTCTGATCCCGTCATTCGTGACCAGCGAGCTGAAAACCGCATTTCAAATTGGCTTCATGTTGTTTATTCCGTTCCTCATTATTGACCTGGTCGTGGCATCCATTCTTATGGCGATGGGTATGATGATGCTGTCGCCGATGATTGTGTCACTGCCCTTTAAATTAATGCTGTTTGTACTGGTGGATGGCTGGAATCTGATATTCGGCACTCTGGCAACCAGTTTCGGCATGGGCGTTTAG
- the fliJ gene encoding flagellar export protein FliJ, translated as MSQLALVAKFELEKEQKAAQQFQLAQQHVTQQRQKLSNLQQYRLDYVRQIQATGKGGVAAKAYHQHLSFVGKLDKACQQQMNVISQASLVAEQRKRAWLEQQKRRKAVDMLIDKKAQEAQRIEARREQQMLDEYASQKFFRNQLTKSPF; from the coding sequence ATGAGTCAGCTTGCACTGGTTGCAAAATTCGAACTGGAAAAAGAGCAGAAAGCTGCGCAGCAGTTTCAGCTTGCTCAACAGCACGTTACTCAACAGCGTCAAAAACTCAGCAATTTGCAACAGTACCGTCTTGATTATGTCCGGCAAATACAGGCAACCGGTAAAGGTGGTGTGGCGGCGAAAGCTTACCATCAGCATTTGTCGTTTGTCGGGAAGCTGGATAAAGCCTGTCAGCAGCAAATGAATGTGATTTCTCAGGCATCACTGGTCGCTGAGCAGCGTAAAAGGGCTTGGCTGGAGCAGCAAAAGCGCCGTAAAGCGGTGGATATGCTCATTGACAAAAAAGCACAGGAAGCACAGCGTATTGAAGCCCGCCGCGAACAGCAAATGCTTGATGAATATGCCTCGCAGAAATTCTTCAGAAATCAATTAACTAAATCTCCATTCTAA
- the fliI gene encoding flagellar protein export ATPase FliI, with translation MTSPWGSYFEDLVDQIPQPPVVAAGKLVRGIGLTLEAVGCQLPVGSQCMVQTIEGEIEAEVVGFGDDITYLMPTEAVRGIVPGSRVLPLNRESGLAVGMGLLGRVVDGNGQPLDGLGPVKTDTRVPTTKPPINPLTRRPISEPMDVGVRAINALNTVGVGQRMGLFAGSGVGKSVLLGMMTRGCEADVVVVGLVGERGREVKEFIHDILTEEERQRAVVVAAPADTSPLMRLKGCETAVTIAEYFRDQGMNVLLLIDSLTRYAMAQREIALAVGEPPATKGYPPSVFARLPALVERAGNGSAGQGSITAFYTVLTEGDDLQDPIADAARAILDGHVVLSRTLADSGHYPAIDIEVSISRVMPMVTSDEHLQQARRIRQVYSTYKQNRDLISIGAYAKGSDPRIDLAIRAEPAINAFLQQGMKNVLPYDECLQGMSALAGGLGKG, from the coding sequence ATGACTAGTCCCTGGGGCAGTTATTTTGAAGATCTTGTCGACCAGATCCCCCAGCCTCCCGTGGTTGCCGCCGGAAAACTGGTTCGTGGTATTGGTCTCACCCTGGAAGCCGTCGGCTGTCAGCTGCCTGTTGGCAGTCAGTGTATGGTGCAGACCATTGAAGGGGAAATTGAAGCTGAAGTCGTCGGTTTCGGCGACGATATTACTTATCTTATGCCCACTGAAGCGGTGCGCGGGATTGTACCCGGCTCAAGGGTGTTGCCGTTAAACCGTGAAAGTGGTCTGGCTGTGGGTATGGGTCTGCTCGGTCGTGTGGTCGACGGTAATGGTCAGCCTCTTGATGGATTAGGACCGGTAAAAACCGACACCCGCGTGCCCACCACCAAACCACCCATCAACCCGCTGACACGCCGGCCAATCTCTGAACCTATGGATGTGGGTGTACGTGCAATTAACGCATTGAACACAGTCGGCGTAGGGCAGCGGATGGGACTCTTTGCCGGATCCGGTGTGGGTAAATCAGTGTTGCTGGGCATGATGACCCGTGGCTGTGAAGCTGATGTGGTGGTCGTGGGTCTTGTGGGAGAACGGGGCCGTGAGGTTAAAGAGTTTATCCACGATATCCTTACTGAAGAGGAACGTCAGCGCGCCGTGGTTGTGGCTGCACCGGCAGACACTTCACCGTTAATGCGCCTGAAAGGCTGTGAAACAGCCGTGACGATTGCTGAGTATTTCCGCGACCAGGGCATGAACGTATTGCTGCTGATTGATTCTCTGACCCGTTATGCCATGGCGCAACGGGAAATCGCGCTCGCCGTAGGCGAACCCCCGGCAACTAAAGGCTATCCGCCCTCTGTGTTTGCACGCTTACCGGCACTGGTTGAGCGTGCCGGTAATGGCAGTGCCGGTCAGGGCTCAATCACTGCTTTCTATACAGTTTTAACCGAAGGCGATGATTTACAGGATCCCATTGCCGATGCGGCAAGGGCTATTCTTGACGGTCACGTGGTGTTGTCACGTACGCTGGCAGACAGTGGCCACTATCCGGCAATTGATATTGAAGTGTCTATCAGCCGGGTGATGCCTATGGTGACCAGTGACGAGCATTTACAGCAGGCGCGGCGTATTCGTCAGGTGTATTCCACGTATAAGCAAAACCGCGATCTTATTTCTATCGGTGCCTATGCGAAAGGCTCTGATCCCCGTATTGATCTCGCTATCCGTGCGGAACCGGCTATTAATGCATTCCTGCAGCAAGGCATGAAAAACGTTCTGCCCTATGATGAGTGTCTGCAGGGCATGTCGGCACTGGCCGGCGGGTTAGGTAAAGGATAA
- the flhB gene encoding flagellar biosynthesis protein FlhB, whose protein sequence is MADEQEKTEDPTGKKLDDARKKGQLARSRELSTTLVLVVSGVMFLVMGGTIAQAIFGMMKNMFQLSRDQTYDATHMFGAWVYGFSAVAAPVLLYMVVAMAAGIYGSIALGGYNFTWESASPKMNKLNPLNGFKRMFGINGLVELLKSIAKFFVIGAMALVSLMYFQDEALHLDLELYPNNLFHALNMLEWAFFLLTLGMIPIAIFDVPYQLYKHNKEMKMSKQEVKDERKNAEGDPQVKGRIRRLQYQAAARRMMQEVPKADVVVTNPTHYSVALKYDDNGGRAPVVVAKGIDELAMHIRKIAGAHEVPVVPSPMLARAIYYSTEVEHEIPHKLFMAVAQVLAYVYQLRAFKAGKGKRPKPLKKDLPIPPELRR, encoded by the coding sequence ATGGCTGACGAACAGGAAAAAACAGAAGACCCCACGGGGAAAAAACTCGACGACGCACGAAAAAAAGGCCAGCTTGCCCGGTCCAGAGAGTTATCTACGACACTGGTTCTGGTGGTCAGTGGTGTCATGTTTCTTGTCATGGGAGGCACCATCGCACAGGCTATTTTCGGCATGATGAAGAACATGTTCCAACTTTCCCGTGATCAAACCTATGACGCAACTCACATGTTTGGTGCCTGGGTTTACGGTTTTTCTGCGGTGGCAGCGCCTGTTTTACTGTACATGGTCGTGGCGATGGCCGCCGGTATTTACGGCTCTATTGCGCTGGGCGGATACAATTTCACCTGGGAATCGGCGTCGCCGAAAATGAATAAACTGAATCCGCTAAACGGTTTTAAGCGCATGTTCGGTATTAATGGCCTTGTGGAGCTGCTTAAGTCCATTGCCAAGTTCTTTGTTATCGGTGCCATGGCGCTGGTGTCGTTAATGTACTTTCAGGATGAAGCACTGCATCTTGATCTTGAGCTGTACCCGAATAATTTGTTCCATGCACTGAATATGCTCGAATGGGCGTTTTTCCTGCTGACACTGGGCATGATCCCCATCGCTATTTTTGATGTGCCGTACCAGCTGTACAAGCACAACAAAGAAATGAAAATGTCAAAGCAGGAGGTGAAAGACGAACGTAAAAATGCCGAGGGTGATCCTCAGGTGAAAGGACGTATTCGTCGCCTTCAATACCAGGCAGCAGCCCGCCGGATGATGCAGGAAGTACCGAAAGCGGATGTGGTTGTGACTAACCCGACGCACTATTCCGTGGCACTTAAATACGATGATAATGGCGGCAGAGCGCCTGTGGTGGTGGCAAAAGGAATTGATGAACTGGCCATGCACATCCGTAAAATTGCCGGTGCCCATGAAGTGCCTGTTGTGCCGTCACCCATGCTGGCAAGGGCTATTTATTATTCCACTGAAGTTGAGCACGAAATTCCCCATAAATTGTTCATGGCGGTGGCACAGGTACTGGCGTATGTGTATCAGTTGCGGGCGTTTAAAGCCGGTAAGGGCAAACGGCCTAAGCCACTTAAGAAAGACTTGCCCATCCCACCTGAACTCAGACGGTAA
- the fliR gene encoding flagellar biosynthetic protein FliR, whose amino-acid sequence MNVDLSTINQFLADMLLPFMRISGMFAAMIGLSAKSIPQSVRALLAIFLTLVIMPVVKPVPVDDLVGVGSFLMVIQQLLIGIAIGFISMMVLNTFVLAGQIIAMQTGLGFASIVDPVNGINVPAVGQFYLILATLLFWTVDGHLAMIQMIVISFDAFPIGEAWWTADQFRDIAEWGGWMFVSAITLSLAPIVSLLIVNLAFGVMTKASPQLNIFSIGFSIAQIMGLIIIWITLDNFTSHFATQWQRAQQFMCELLMICPV is encoded by the coding sequence GTGAACGTGGATTTATCTACCATTAATCAGTTTCTGGCTGATATGTTGCTGCCGTTTATGCGCATCAGCGGCATGTTTGCAGCCATGATTGGATTAAGTGCCAAATCTATTCCCCAGTCGGTGAGAGCCCTGCTGGCTATCTTTCTGACTCTGGTGATTATGCCGGTCGTTAAACCGGTACCCGTGGACGATTTGGTCGGCGTAGGATCTTTTCTGATGGTTATTCAGCAGTTGCTGATTGGAATCGCCATAGGGTTTATATCTATGATGGTCCTGAACACCTTTGTTCTGGCAGGTCAGATCATCGCCATGCAAACCGGTCTGGGGTTTGCCTCCATTGTCGACCCGGTAAACGGAATTAACGTGCCGGCAGTCGGTCAGTTTTATCTTATTCTGGCGACGTTGCTTTTCTGGACCGTTGACGGCCATCTTGCCATGATCCAGATGATTGTTATCAGCTTTGATGCGTTTCCCATCGGCGAAGCCTGGTGGACAGCAGACCAGTTCCGCGATATTGCAGAATGGGGCGGCTGGATGTTTGTGTCTGCGATTACGTTATCGCTGGCACCTATCGTGTCACTGTTGATCGTGAACCTTGCGTTCGGGGTGATGACCAAGGCATCGCCACAGTTAAATATTTTCAGCATTGGTTTTTCCATTGCGCAAATCATGGGGTTAATCATTATCTGGATTACCCTCGATAACTTTACGTCCCACTTTGCCACCCAGTGGCAACGTGCTCAGCAATTCATGTGCGAGTTGCTGATGATCTGTCCCGTGTGA
- the fliN gene encoding flagellar motor switch protein FliN: MSDNDGMDDWAAAMAEQADAEAGEGEGGDDVQVAELDELTDDAPITQEEKKKLDTILDIPVTISMEVGRSQISIRNLLQLNQGSVVELDRVAGEPLDVLVNGTLIAHGEVVVVNDKFGIRLTDVISQIERIKKLR, translated from the coding sequence ATGAGTGATAATGACGGAATGGACGACTGGGCCGCAGCCATGGCCGAGCAGGCTGATGCTGAAGCTGGCGAAGGTGAAGGTGGTGATGACGTTCAGGTTGCTGAGTTAGATGAGCTGACCGATGATGCGCCGATTACTCAGGAAGAGAAAAAGAAACTCGATACCATTTTAGATATTCCTGTGACCATTTCTATGGAAGTGGGACGCAGCCAGATAAGCATCCGTAACCTGCTACAATTGAACCAGGGTTCCGTGGTCGAGCTGGACCGGGTGGCCGGTGAACCACTGGATGTTCTGGTAAATGGCACGTTGATTGCTCATGGAGAGGTAGTAGTGGTCAACGATAAGTTTGGTATTCGGTTAACGGATGTTATCAGTCAAATCGAGAGAATCAAAAAGCTTCGCTAA